From Roseburia hominis, the proteins below share one genomic window:
- a CDS encoding FAD-dependent oxidoreductase — protein sequence MERKYPNLCRPITIGRTTFRNRMFSAPMGGTDITNDGCIGPKSTAFYELRGPKQMEEIIASGKADVVYMARALLADPFLPRKVMENRDEEIVKCLRCFTCMAERVATSTRRCTVNPLIGREIEGDEVVPSPVKKKVLVAGGGPGGLYAAYTAARRGHQVILCEKEEELGGILKSEQALPFKHEMYELAGTYALLAKKAGVEIRTSVEVTPEYVEKEAPDALIIAVGSKPLIPPIKGLDGDNVVVVNNYYLEKEKVGDDVVVFGGGLAGCECAIHFGMEGKKVHLVEMREELAPDANVRHRPLLLKEIDKYVTVHTGYRGLEVTKEGVLCEDTEKNQVLVPGTTVICALGQRSRTKVVESLRGSAPYVAVIGDASRVSTITNAVYWGYHAALDI from the coding sequence ACAACATTTCGTAACCGTATGTTTTCCGCACCGATGGGAGGGACCGATATCACAAATGATGGCTGTATCGGACCGAAATCTACAGCATTTTATGAGCTTAGAGGTCCAAAGCAGATGGAAGAAATTATTGCAAGCGGAAAAGCAGATGTTGTCTATATGGCAAGAGCTCTTCTTGCAGATCCGTTTCTTCCGAGAAAAGTTATGGAAAACCGTGATGAGGAGATCGTAAAATGCCTGCGCTGCTTTACCTGTATGGCGGAACGGGTAGCTACCTCGACCAGAAGATGTACGGTAAATCCGCTTATTGGACGGGAGATAGAGGGCGATGAGGTGGTTCCATCTCCGGTGAAGAAAAAAGTGCTTGTGGCAGGAGGAGGTCCGGGAGGACTGTATGCAGCTTATACGGCGGCAAGACGCGGTCATCAGGTGATACTCTGCGAAAAAGAAGAGGAGCTTGGAGGAATTCTGAAGAGCGAACAGGCCCTGCCTTTCAAACATGAGATGTATGAACTGGCAGGAACGTATGCGCTGCTGGCTAAGAAGGCCGGTGTAGAGATCCGGACATCTGTAGAAGTTACACCGGAATATGTGGAAAAGGAAGCACCGGATGCTCTGATTATTGCAGTTGGTTCAAAGCCCCTGATTCCGCCGATTAAAGGCTTAGACGGAGACAATGTAGTTGTAGTAAATAATTACTATCTGGAAAAAGAAAAGGTCGGAGATGATGTGGTTGTATTTGGCGGAGGACTTGCAGGGTGCGAGTGTGCGATTCATTTCGGAATGGAAGGTAAGAAGGTCCATCTGGTAGAAATGCGGGAAGAGCTTGCACCGGATGCAAATGTACGCCATCGTCCTTTGCTGCTAAAAGAAATTGATAAGTATGTAACGGTACATACGGGATATCGTGGGCTGGAAGTTACAAAGGAGGGTGTTCTGTGTGAAGATACAGAGAAGAATCAGGTGTTGGTACCGGGTACTACAGTGATCTGTGCTCTGGGGCAGCGCTCCAGAACAAAGGTGGTAGAAAGCCTTAGGGGCAGTGCTCCGTATGTGGCGGTGATTGGAGATGCGTCCAGGGTGTCTACAATTACGAATGCCGTATACTGGGGGTATCATGCGGCGTTGGATATATAA
- a CDS encoding AraC family transcriptional regulator, whose product MKERLLEKMQEISPEERCYLDGNQDIKREIYSHHNISEIDRNLFLREGRLVTVRPHSRFVDFPEHRHNYIEMMYVCSGTITHLIDKKEIVMEKGDLLLLNQQVRHSVKRAEYNDIGINFIALPEYFDIPIHMLREDNVLADFLVHTLRQGNQQPQYLLFRLGDNPPIENLMENMISSMISQAEDEDVMNQYSMGLVFLYLLKHLDSLTNSSSQSYEDIVLQSTLKYIDSSYRTASLTKIAADFYLSLPVLSKMIKQSTGFTFQELLQRKRFQKAVMLLLETDLPVEEISFAVGYENLSYFYRQFKGRYGMTPRKYRKEHSGDERVRI is encoded by the coding sequence ATGAAGGAAAGACTACTGGAGAAAATGCAGGAAATTTCACCCGAAGAGAGATGTTATCTGGATGGAAATCAGGATATCAAACGGGAAATATACTCCCATCACAATATATCTGAAATAGACAGGAATCTTTTCCTGAGAGAGGGACGGCTGGTAACAGTGCGTCCCCATAGCCGTTTTGTGGACTTCCCGGAGCACAGGCATAATTATATCGAAATGATGTACGTATGCAGCGGAACGATCACACACCTGATTGATAAGAAAGAGATCGTCATGGAAAAGGGGGATCTGCTGCTTCTGAACCAACAGGTACGCCATAGCGTAAAAAGAGCAGAATATAATGACATTGGAATCAATTTTATTGCATTGCCGGAGTATTTTGATATTCCGATTCATATGCTGCGGGAGGATAATGTGCTTGCGGATTTTCTGGTCCACACCTTGAGGCAGGGTAATCAGCAGCCCCAATATCTCTTATTTCGCTTAGGAGATAATCCGCCAATCGAAAATCTGATGGAAAATATGATTTCTTCCATGATAAGCCAAGCGGAGGACGAAGATGTGATGAACCAGTATTCCATGGGTCTTGTGTTCTTATATCTGCTGAAGCATTTGGACAGCCTGACCAATAGCTCCTCACAGAGTTATGAGGATATTGTACTGCAGTCTACGTTAAAATATATAGATTCTAGTTACCGGACGGCAAGCCTGACAAAAATTGCCGCAGACTTCTATCTGTCTCTTCCTGTGCTGAGTAAGATGATCAAGCAGAGTACAGGTTTTACCTTCCAGGAGCTGCTTCAGAGAAAAAGATTCCAGAAAGCAGTCATGCTGCTTCTGGAAACGGATCTGCCCGTTGAAGAGATTTCTTTTGCGGTGGGATATGAGAATCTGAGTTATTTTTACCGGCAGTTTAAAGGGCGGTATGGGATGACGCCGAGGAAGTACCGCAAAGAGCACAGTGGTGACGAACGGGTCAGAATATAA
- the rhaB gene encoding rhamnulokinase yields MNTYYLAIDIGASSGRHMLSWIEDGKICLEEIYRFENGMKEKNGHLCWDLDRLFEEILRGMAVCKQIGKIPVSMGIDTWAVDFVLLDREGKMLGEPVGYRDHRTEGMDDEVYQVIKPEELYKRTGIQKQIFNTIYQLMAVKKQTPEWLEQAEMLLLIPDYFNYLLTGVKKTEYTNATTTQLVNPQTCDWDRELIEKLGYRKSLFTPISMAGATVGHLAHKIQERVGFDLEVIQVASHDTASAVLSVPAKEKDFLYISSGTWSLMGVEQMEADCSDAARQANLTNEGGYEYRYRFLKNIMGLWMIQSVRHEWDDRYSFAELCRMAEACDDFPARVDVNDNRFLSPESMIEAIQEYCRHMGQEVPETPGEISAVIYHSFAESYGRTVKEIEEVTGRKYGAIHIVGGGANAGYLNRLTAKATGKTVYSGPTEATAIGNVVVQMLKRKEFGNLEEARSVIYDSFRVNCVEP; encoded by the coding sequence GTGAATACATATTATCTGGCAATCGATATCGGTGCTTCCAGCGGAAGGCATATGCTGTCCTGGATAGAAGATGGGAAGATTTGTCTGGAAGAAATTTATCGTTTTGAGAACGGAATGAAGGAGAAAAACGGACATTTGTGCTGGGATTTGGACCGATTATTCGAAGAAATTTTAAGGGGTATGGCAGTATGTAAACAAATCGGGAAAATTCCGGTAAGCATGGGAATTGATACCTGGGCGGTAGATTTTGTTTTGCTTGATCGGGAAGGAAAGATGTTAGGAGAGCCGGTAGGATACCGTGATCACAGAACGGAGGGGATGGATGACGAAGTATATCAGGTCATAAAGCCGGAAGAACTGTATAAGAGGACAGGCATCCAAAAACAAATCTTCAATACCATTTATCAGTTGATGGCAGTGAAGAAACAGACACCGGAATGGCTGGAACAGGCGGAGATGCTGCTGCTGATACCGGATTATTTTAATTATCTGCTGACGGGGGTGAAAAAGACAGAGTATACCAATGCCACGACGACTCAGCTTGTGAATCCGCAAACCTGTGATTGGGACAGGGAATTGATTGAAAAACTGGGATACAGGAAATCCTTGTTTACGCCAATCAGCATGGCGGGAGCTACCGTCGGTCATCTGGCTCATAAGATTCAGGAAAGGGTGGGATTTGACCTGGAGGTCATTCAGGTTGCTTCCCATGATACGGCGTCTGCGGTGCTGTCTGTACCGGCGAAGGAGAAGGATTTTCTCTATATCAGTTCAGGGACCTGGTCGCTTATGGGTGTTGAACAAATGGAGGCGGATTGTTCTGATGCAGCCCGGCAGGCGAATCTGACGAACGAAGGAGGATACGAGTACCGATATCGGTTTTTGAAGAATATCATGGGGCTTTGGATGATTCAGTCGGTGCGTCATGAATGGGATGACAGATATTCTTTTGCAGAGCTTTGCCGGATGGCAGAGGCATGTGACGACTTCCCGGCAAGGGTAGATGTCAATGATAACCGATTCTTATCACCGGAAAGTATGATAGAAGCGATACAGGAATATTGCAGGCATATGGGTCAGGAGGTCCCGGAAACGCCGGGAGAGATTTCTGCGGTGATTTATCACAGTTTTGCCGAGAGCTATGGGAGGACTGTGAAAGAAATAGAAGAAGTGACCGGAAGAAAATATGGCGCCATTCATATCGTGGGAGGCGGGGCCAACGCCGGTTACCTGAACCGGCTGACGGCAAAGGCCACCGGGAAGACGGTGTACAGCGGTCCTACGGAGGCGACGGCGATTGGAAATGTTGTGGTTCAGATGCTGAAGAGAAAGGAATTTGGAAATCTTGAAGAAGCGAGAAGTGTAATCTATGACTCATTTAGAGTAAATTGTGTGGAACCGTAA
- the rhaD gene encoding rhamnulose-1-phosphate aldolase, with product MGILDAKFVQGFIRMCNDGWEQGWHERNGGNLSYRMKPEEVEEVKEYLKADGEWKPIGTSVPGLSGEYFMVTGSGKYFRNVILDPADSTCIIELDAKGENYRILWGLENGGRPTSELPSHLMNHEVKKVASGGTHRVIYHAHTTNVIALTFVLPLTDEVFTRELWEMATECPVVFPSGIGVVGWMVPGGRDIAVATSELMKQYDVAIWAHHGMFCSGEDFDLTFGLMHTVEKSAEILVKMLSMRPDKLQTITPQNFRDLAVDFHVTLPEKFLYEK from the coding sequence ATGGGTATTTTAGATGCAAAATTTGTACAGGGATTCATTCGTATGTGTAACGACGGCTGGGAGCAGGGCTGGCATGAGAGAAACGGCGGTAATCTGTCCTATCGCATGAAACCGGAAGAAGTAGAAGAGGTTAAGGAATATTTGAAAGCTGACGGCGAGTGGAAGCCGATTGGAACCAGTGTGCCGGGACTTTCCGGGGAATATTTTATGGTGACTGGGAGCGGAAAATATTTCCGAAATGTGATTCTTGATCCGGCAGACAGTACCTGTATTATTGAACTGGATGCGAAGGGCGAAAATTATCGTATCCTCTGGGGACTGGAAAATGGCGGAAGGCCCACCAGTGAATTACCCAGCCATCTGATGAACCATGAAGTGAAAAAGGTGGCATCAGGCGGAACGCACAGAGTAATCTATCATGCGCACACGACCAATGTGATCGCATTGACATTTGTACTGCCACTTACAGATGAAGTGTTCACAAGAGAGCTTTGGGAGATGGCGACAGAGTGTCCGGTCGTATTCCCATCGGGAATCGGCGTTGTAGGATGGATGGTTCCCGGCGGACGGGATATCGCGGTGGCGACCAGTGAACTGATGAAGCAGTATGATGTGGCGATCTGGGCTCATCACGGAATGTTCTGCTCCGGTGAAGATTTTGACCTGACCTTTGGACTTATGCATACCGTAGAAAAATCCGCGGAAATCCTGGTCAAGATGCTGTCTATGAGACCGGATAAGCTGCAGACCATTACCCCGCAGAATTTCCGTGATTTGGCGGTAGATTTCCATGTGACACTGCCGGAAAAATTTTTATATGAAAAATAG
- a CDS encoding arabinose isomerase, giving the protein MLVETKAKIGVFSIALGAYLPQFPQLVPEFESQYEAFKKTLPDTVEIIDGGMVTTKEQSQAAGDLFRAADVDLVFLQLLTYATSYNMLPAVKDLDVPVVLVNIQKLRALDYDHTDIASWLGEGYACGAVGEMVADLERYGKRHAVITGVVEGGDPGVQAEIEDWCRAAQTRRRFRDTNIAQIGRPYPGMMDLYIDESNLYRRMHLYTKQFDWEKMWVIAENITDEEVIRNKAQEILDTFDIEGGGTIEKVWEMAKYVVAFENWCEKEKLGLIASHYDGFAKGQAGVLDSMLIPAFSMLIKQGVACAVEGDMKVAMAMSILKTISGTGQLAEMYSVDFNDDIAIIGHSGSGDADISDKKPTMKIVEVFHGKTGGGYLTQFYPYTGPVTYLAITQDGDGHFKFVAAEGVNEEGKILSFGDTNMRTRFTCGAREFVNRWSECGPTHHFAAAAGRHIDTILKVAKIFNVPVEVVTR; this is encoded by the coding sequence ATGTTAGTTGAGACAAAAGCAAAAATAGGCGTTTTTTCCATCGCATTAGGGGCATATTTGCCTCAGTTCCCGCAGTTAGTACCGGAATTTGAAAGTCAATATGAGGCGTTTAAAAAGACGTTGCCCGATACGGTCGAGATTATTGACGGCGGCATGGTAACGACGAAGGAGCAGTCGCAGGCTGCGGGAGATCTGTTTAGAGCGGCAGATGTGGATCTGGTATTTTTACAGCTTTTAACCTACGCTACTTCCTACAACATGCTTCCGGCCGTGAAAGACTTAGATGTTCCCGTTGTACTTGTGAATATTCAAAAGCTGCGGGCGCTTGATTATGACCATACGGACATCGCCTCCTGGCTTGGCGAGGGCTATGCATGTGGTGCTGTCGGCGAGATGGTAGCCGATCTGGAGCGGTATGGCAAAAGACACGCCGTGATCACCGGCGTTGTAGAAGGCGGCGATCCGGGAGTGCAGGCGGAAATCGAAGACTGGTGCCGTGCGGCCCAGACGAGGAGAAGATTCCGTGATACCAATATTGCACAGATCGGAAGGCCGTACCCGGGCATGATGGACCTGTATATTGATGAATCAAATTTGTACAGAAGAATGCATCTGTATACCAAACAGTTCGACTGGGAAAAGATGTGGGTCATTGCAGAAAATATCACCGATGAAGAAGTGATTCGCAATAAGGCGCAGGAAATTCTGGATACCTTTGATATTGAAGGCGGCGGAACGATCGAGAAGGTATGGGAGATGGCAAAATATGTGGTCGCTTTTGAGAATTGGTGTGAGAAGGAAAAGCTGGGATTAATCGCTTCCCACTATGACGGTTTTGCGAAAGGGCAGGCGGGCGTCCTGGACAGTATGCTAATTCCTGCATTTTCCATGCTGATTAAGCAGGGAGTAGCCTGTGCAGTCGAGGGAGATATGAAGGTTGCCATGGCAATGAGCATTCTGAAGACCATTTCGGGAACCGGTCAGCTTGCGGAAATGTATTCAGTAGACTTTAATGACGATATTGCCATTATCGGGCATAGCGGTTCTGGTGATGCGGATATATCGGATAAGAAACCAACCATGAAGATCGTGGAAGTGTTCCACGGAAAGACCGGGGGCGGCTATCTGACGCAGTTCTATCCTTATACAGGGCCTGTTACTTATCTTGCAATCACGCAGGATGGAGACGGACACTTTAAATTTGTTGCGGCAGAGGGCGTGAATGAGGAAGGGAAGATCCTTTCCTTCGGGGATACGAACATGAGAACCCGGTTTACCTGCGGGGCCAGAGAATTCGTGAACCGCTGGAGCGAATGCGGGCCGACACATCATTTTGCGGCTGCTGCGGGCAGACATATCGATACGATACTCAAGGTGGCAAAGATATTTAATGTGCCGGTTGAAGTTGTGACACGGTAG
- a CDS encoding BTAD domain-containing putative transcriptional regulator, with amino-acid sequence MEMLHVKMFGNFSVTYEGKSLLGKKISETQFSYLMMVLLHNREEGVSREYLEEILFRDRDLENVHHTMQSVIYNTKKKLEKLGLPKTKYITLQKGKYCWTKDIPVIEDAEEFDKLYQEAQEETDEDVKIQLLMDACHTYTGEFLENYAGILWVSAEARKYRTAFYRCVEEAAELLRKRGDYMQLQELGRYATSVAPFSDWESLTMEAMIELGQYEEASELYAQTVDTYFKERGLRPSQKLMDSLNHLGDRLVHSHETLDNIQKELEETADEGGGYLCSYPIFQGIYHMLARMMERGGQSVYLMLCTIVDSKGNPMRSGEHLEELSTRLGDAICKSVRRGDVINRYSKGQYLVLLVNTTRESCAVIQKRINYNFLIGRQRTGIQYYVNSVVKEHML; translated from the coding sequence ATGGAAATGCTACATGTAAAAATGTTTGGGAATTTTTCCGTCACTTATGAGGGGAAGTCGTTGCTTGGAAAGAAGATCAGCGAGACGCAGTTCTCTTATCTGATGATGGTGCTGCTGCATAACAGGGAAGAAGGTGTCAGCAGAGAGTACCTGGAGGAGATACTTTTCAGGGATCGGGACCTGGAGAACGTACATCACACGATGCAGAGTGTTATCTACAATACCAAAAAGAAACTGGAGAAATTAGGACTTCCGAAGACGAAGTACATCACGCTGCAGAAGGGGAAATACTGTTGGACAAAAGACATTCCTGTGATAGAGGATGCAGAAGAATTTGACAAATTATATCAGGAGGCGCAGGAGGAGACGGACGAGGACGTGAAGATTCAGCTCCTTATGGACGCCTGCCATACTTATACCGGGGAATTTCTGGAGAATTATGCGGGGATTCTGTGGGTGTCCGCGGAAGCGCGCAAATACAGAACTGCTTTTTACCGCTGTGTGGAGGAAGCGGCAGAGCTTCTCAGAAAACGAGGTGATTATATGCAGCTTCAGGAGCTGGGGCGCTATGCGACCTCGGTTGCGCCATTTTCCGATTGGGAATCCCTCACGATGGAAGCCATGATCGAACTGGGGCAGTACGAGGAGGCCAGTGAGCTGTATGCACAGACCGTAGATACCTATTTTAAAGAGCGGGGCTTAAGACCTTCTCAGAAACTCATGGATTCTCTGAACCATCTGGGAGACCGGCTGGTGCATTCGCATGAGACACTGGACAATATCCAGAAGGAACTGGAGGAGACTGCGGACGAGGGCGGAGGATATCTCTGCAGCTATCCTATATTTCAGGGAATCTATCATATGCTGGCGCGTATGATGGAACGGGGAGGGCAGTCTGTATATCTGATGCTGTGTACGATCGTGGACAGCAAGGGCAATCCCATGCGGAGCGGAGAGCATCTGGAGGAGCTTTCCACCCGTCTCGGCGACGCTATTTGCAAATCCGTCCGCCGGGGTGATGTGATTAACCGATACAGCAAAGGTCAGTATTTGGTGCTGCTGGTCAATACGACGCGCGAGAGCTGTGCGGTCATTCAGAAGAGGATTAACTACAATTTCCTGATCGGACGGCAGCGGACCGGTATTCAATACTATGTGAACAGCGTCGTCAAGGAACATATGTTATAA
- the lepB gene encoding signal peptidase I, which produces MTENEGRKIQLPTLEQIETERNKLKYRREYRKIFLSTIGALLVVAAIAVLIATMFLPVLQVSGTSMEPTLEDGEIIVLRKTDKFKTGELVGFYYQSKILLKRVIGKAGDYIDMDEEGNVFVNGELIDEPYVLEKSVGECDIEFPYQVPENKVFVMGDHRSTSIDSRNSTIGCVDVEQVVGKVMFRVWPFGRLGFLK; this is translated from the coding sequence ATGACAGAAAACGAGGGACGCAAGATACAGCTCCCCACTCTTGAACAGATAGAGACAGAGCGGAATAAACTAAAGTATCGAAGAGAATACCGCAAAATCTTCCTAAGTACCATCGGGGCGCTCCTGGTGGTGGCAGCGATCGCGGTACTGATTGCTACCATGTTTCTTCCGGTTCTGCAGGTATCTGGAACCAGTATGGAGCCTACATTAGAAGATGGCGAGATCATCGTGCTCCGTAAGACAGACAAATTCAAGACCGGCGAACTGGTAGGCTTCTATTACCAGAGCAAGATCCTCCTTAAGAGGGTAATCGGCAAAGCCGGCGATTATATAGATATGGACGAAGAAGGAAATGTATTTGTAAATGGAGAATTGATTGATGAACCATATGTCCTGGAAAAATCGGTCGGGGAATGCGATATCGAATTTCCCTACCAGGTTCCGGAGAATAAGGTTTTCGTGATGGGGGACCACAGGTCTACATCGATAGATAGTAGAAACTCCACCATCGGATGTGTAGATGTGGAGCAGGTAGTCGGAAAGGTAATGTTCCGTGTGTGGCCGTTTGGCCGCTTGGGATTTCTAAAGTAA